The following coding sequences lie in one Oryza brachyantha chromosome 10, ObraRS2, whole genome shotgun sequence genomic window:
- the LOC102702782 gene encoding nucleolin-like isoform X1 — protein MPPAAAAEISPPSPASDGQTTTDTAEAGVTAGEEMEMEDREEVASEEDPEEVPEAGPGDGAVAAAESGVVTKEAGGDGETAVEVSIKDGGDQETRDEPVEVEPKEEVAVPVAISDGGDLERGVEPVGEPKDVMEADEEPIEPEDEDPEEPEEAEDGDEPEEAEEEDPEELAGEEPAELELEEEEPDHADAEEAAEEDDEGGGTFDDMNEIVDKDSEEAQDNDKHGDNDKDQAADRLSNDEDAGARENDDPPNDELDKSLSVLDSVSDGNDEIIELFVGGLPKDCVQEDIRVVFSQCGEIESITAKKKKGIAFVRYADTNAAKKALSEFKDGIEVKGKNVRVSIAEPHRKSSEKALVKVKTVYLEHFPSSWDEKNIEEFCKAYGSIQKVNILRSKKKVFSFVEFSSRKSALACVEGINNADICDEEVKLAASLARPQSKVRLANESTKHGLKVQTDATSKSPDKSKMIKDQRDEVLLKKSQRKLLKGNESKLPFQDDVEVPEISTRSKGKAKVGKRQNTSVVERPSKKARKSGDESKLPSQDEGKVGKSKNTSSSERPLKKASKYRDDGKLASQGGLEEAKPQTSNRSKHKRKVRMNKNTTVNERPAEKAWKNRNMKRPAGSRYANNNQAYPSAGATSRSKLHAHDLEPHAGFIAPSNRVQRTTHDHRRTAPYIIHQNSNFPYARERAAPQPAYSVHTSNAAGYEAGYAYTYLPPPPPPPSLSYHPPPPPSVSYHPGSGTYITRRYY, from the exons ATGCCTCCCGCTGCCGCAGCGGAGATCTCCCCGCCGTCCCCGGCGTCCGACGGGCAGACCACCACGGACACGGCGGAGGCTGGTGTCACGGCTGGtgaggagatggagatggaggatCGCGAGGAGGTGGCCTCTGAGGAGGATCCTGAGGAAGTCCCGGAGGCGGGCCCTGGAGACGGCGCAGTCGCCGCGGCTGAGTCGGGGGTCGTCACGAAGGAGGCCGGTGGCGATGGGGAGACGGCGGTGGAGGTATCCATCAAGGATGGAGGTGACCAGGAGACTCGGGATGAGCCGGTGGAAGTGGAGCCCAAGGAGGAGGTAGCCGTGCCGGTGGCCATTTCCGATGGGGGTGATCTGGAGAGAGGGGTTGAGCCGGTGGGAGAGCCCAAGGATGTAATGGAGGCAGATGAGGAACCAATAGAGCCGGAGGATGAGGATCCAGAAGAACCAGAAGAAGCAGAGGATGGGGATGAACCTGAAGAGGCTGAGGAGGAGGACCCCGAAGAGCTGGCCGGTGAGGAACCAGCAGAGTTGGagttggaggaggaggaacctGACCATGCAGATGCAGAGGAGGCGGCTGAGGAAGACGATGAAGGAGGAGGTACATTTGATG ACATGAATGAAATAGTTGACAAGGATTCAGAAGAAGCTCAAGATAACGATAAGCATGGGGATAATGATAAGGATCAAGCTGCTGACCGGTTGAGCAATGACGAGGATGCTGGTGCACGTGAAAATGATGATCCACCAAATGATGAACTTGACAAGTCATTATCTGTGCTGGATTCAGTTTCAGATGGGAATGATGAAATCATTGAATTATTTGTTGGTGGCTTGCCTAAGGACTGTGTTCAAGAAGACATTAGAGTAGTGTTTTCTCAATGTGGGGAGATCGAATCGATTacagcaaaaaagaaaaagggtatTGCGTTTGTTCGTTATGCAGATACCAATGCTGCAAAGAAGGCCCTTTCTGAATTTAAGGATGGAATTGAG GTAAAAGGCAAGAATGTCAGAGTATCTATTGCTGAACCCCATAGAAAATCTAGTGAGAAGGCTCTTGTGAAG GTTAAAACAGTATATCTGGAACATTTTCCTTCTTCTTGggatgagaaaaatattgaagAATTCTGCAAAGCATATGGGAGTATACAGAAAGTTAACATTTTGCGGTCAAAAAAgaaagttttttcttttgttgaatTCTCATCAAGGAAGAGTGCATTAGCTTGTGTTGAAGGAATAAACAATGCTGACATTTGTGATGAGGAAGTTAAG TTGGCTGCAAGTCTTGCTCGACCACAATCAAAAGTTCGACTGGCCAATGAGAGTACTAAACATGGGCTCAAGGTCCAAACTGATGCAACTTCTAAAAGTCCTGATAAATCTAAAATGATAAAGGACCAGAGAGATGAGGTTCTTTTGAAGAAATCACAGCGTAAATTGTTGAAAGGTAATGAGAGCAAGCTGCCCTTCCAAGATGATGTGGAAGTACCAGAAATATCAACCCGTTCTAAAGGAAAAGCGAAAGTTGGAAAGCGCCAAAATACATCTGTAGTTGAAAGGCCATCAAAGAAAGCACGTAAAAGTG GTGATGAGAGCAAGCTGCCCTCTCAAGATGAAGGGAAAGTTGGAAAGAGTAAAAATACATCTAGCAGTGAAAGACCATTGAAGAAAGCATCAAAATATC GTGATGATGGTAAGCTAGCTTCCCAAGGTGGCTTGGAAGAAGCAAAACCACAAACATCCAACCGTTCTAAACACAAAAGGAAAGTcagaatgaataaaaatacaaCTGTAAACGAAAGACCAGCAGAGAAAGCATGGAAGAATC GAAATATGAAGCGTCCTGCAGGTTCTAGATATGCAAATAACAACCAAGCTTACCCCAGTGCGGGTGCAACTTCCAGATCTAAACTACATGCCCATGATTTG GAACCTCATGCTGGATTCATCGCTCCATCAAATCGTGTTCAGAGAACTACACATGATCACCGaag AACTGCACCGTACATTATCCATCAGAACAGTAATTTTCCTTATGCTAGAG AACGAGCAGCTCCGCAACCAGCATATTCTGTTCACACAAGCAATGCTGCTGGATACGAG GCTGGATATGCATACACCTACCTtcccccaccaccgccgccgcctagcTTATCTTATcacccacctcctccaccaagTGTATCTTATCATCCTGGAAGTGGCACATACATCACTCGAAGATACTACTGA
- the LOC102702782 gene encoding nucleolin-like isoform X3, with protein MPPAAAAEISPPSPASDGQTTTDTAEAGVTAGEEMEMEDREEVASEEDPEEVPEAGPGDGAVAAAESGVVTKEAGGDGETAVEVSIKDGGDQETRDEPVEVEPKEEVAVPVAISDGGDLERGVEPVGEPKDVMEADEEPIEPEDEDPEEPEEAEDGDEPEEAEEEDPEELAGEEPAELELEEEEPDHADAEEAAEEDDEGGGTFDDMNEIVDKDSEEAQDNDKHGDNDKDQAADRLSNDEDAGARENDDPPNDELDKSLSVLDSVSDGNDEIIELFVGGLPKDCVQEDIRVVFSQCGEIESITAKKKKGIAFVRYADTNAAKKALSEFKDGIEVKGKNVRVSIAEPHRKSSEKALVKVKTVYLEHFPSSWDEKNIEEFCKAYGSIQKVNILRSKKKVFSFVEFSSRKSALACVEGINNADICDEEVKLAASLARPQSKVRLANESTKHGLKVQTDATSKSPDKSKMIKDQRDEVLLKKSQRKLLKGNESKLPFQDDVEVPEISTRSKGKAKVGKRQNTSVVERPSKKARKSGDESKLPSQDEGKVGKSKNTSSSERPLKKASKYRDDGKLASQGGLEEAKPQTSNRSKHKRKVRMNKNTTVNERPAEKAWKNRNMKRPAGSRYANNNQAYPSAGATSRSKLHAHDLEPHAGFIAPSNRVQRTTHDHRRTAPYIIHQNSNFPYARGWICIHLPSPTTAAA; from the exons ATGCCTCCCGCTGCCGCAGCGGAGATCTCCCCGCCGTCCCCGGCGTCCGACGGGCAGACCACCACGGACACGGCGGAGGCTGGTGTCACGGCTGGtgaggagatggagatggaggatCGCGAGGAGGTGGCCTCTGAGGAGGATCCTGAGGAAGTCCCGGAGGCGGGCCCTGGAGACGGCGCAGTCGCCGCGGCTGAGTCGGGGGTCGTCACGAAGGAGGCCGGTGGCGATGGGGAGACGGCGGTGGAGGTATCCATCAAGGATGGAGGTGACCAGGAGACTCGGGATGAGCCGGTGGAAGTGGAGCCCAAGGAGGAGGTAGCCGTGCCGGTGGCCATTTCCGATGGGGGTGATCTGGAGAGAGGGGTTGAGCCGGTGGGAGAGCCCAAGGATGTAATGGAGGCAGATGAGGAACCAATAGAGCCGGAGGATGAGGATCCAGAAGAACCAGAAGAAGCAGAGGATGGGGATGAACCTGAAGAGGCTGAGGAGGAGGACCCCGAAGAGCTGGCCGGTGAGGAACCAGCAGAGTTGGagttggaggaggaggaacctGACCATGCAGATGCAGAGGAGGCGGCTGAGGAAGACGATGAAGGAGGAGGTACATTTGATG ACATGAATGAAATAGTTGACAAGGATTCAGAAGAAGCTCAAGATAACGATAAGCATGGGGATAATGATAAGGATCAAGCTGCTGACCGGTTGAGCAATGACGAGGATGCTGGTGCACGTGAAAATGATGATCCACCAAATGATGAACTTGACAAGTCATTATCTGTGCTGGATTCAGTTTCAGATGGGAATGATGAAATCATTGAATTATTTGTTGGTGGCTTGCCTAAGGACTGTGTTCAAGAAGACATTAGAGTAGTGTTTTCTCAATGTGGGGAGATCGAATCGATTacagcaaaaaagaaaaagggtatTGCGTTTGTTCGTTATGCAGATACCAATGCTGCAAAGAAGGCCCTTTCTGAATTTAAGGATGGAATTGAG GTAAAAGGCAAGAATGTCAGAGTATCTATTGCTGAACCCCATAGAAAATCTAGTGAGAAGGCTCTTGTGAAG GTTAAAACAGTATATCTGGAACATTTTCCTTCTTCTTGggatgagaaaaatattgaagAATTCTGCAAAGCATATGGGAGTATACAGAAAGTTAACATTTTGCGGTCAAAAAAgaaagttttttcttttgttgaatTCTCATCAAGGAAGAGTGCATTAGCTTGTGTTGAAGGAATAAACAATGCTGACATTTGTGATGAGGAAGTTAAG TTGGCTGCAAGTCTTGCTCGACCACAATCAAAAGTTCGACTGGCCAATGAGAGTACTAAACATGGGCTCAAGGTCCAAACTGATGCAACTTCTAAAAGTCCTGATAAATCTAAAATGATAAAGGACCAGAGAGATGAGGTTCTTTTGAAGAAATCACAGCGTAAATTGTTGAAAGGTAATGAGAGCAAGCTGCCCTTCCAAGATGATGTGGAAGTACCAGAAATATCAACCCGTTCTAAAGGAAAAGCGAAAGTTGGAAAGCGCCAAAATACATCTGTAGTTGAAAGGCCATCAAAGAAAGCACGTAAAAGTG GTGATGAGAGCAAGCTGCCCTCTCAAGATGAAGGGAAAGTTGGAAAGAGTAAAAATACATCTAGCAGTGAAAGACCATTGAAGAAAGCATCAAAATATC GTGATGATGGTAAGCTAGCTTCCCAAGGTGGCTTGGAAGAAGCAAAACCACAAACATCCAACCGTTCTAAACACAAAAGGAAAGTcagaatgaataaaaatacaaCTGTAAACGAAAGACCAGCAGAGAAAGCATGGAAGAATC GAAATATGAAGCGTCCTGCAGGTTCTAGATATGCAAATAACAACCAAGCTTACCCCAGTGCGGGTGCAACTTCCAGATCTAAACTACATGCCCATGATTTG GAACCTCATGCTGGATTCATCGCTCCATCAAATCGTGTTCAGAGAACTACACATGATCACCGaag AACTGCACCGTACATTATCCATCAGAACAGTAATTTTCCTTATGCTAGAG GCTGGATATGCATACACCTACCTtcccccaccaccgccgccgcctag
- the LOC102702782 gene encoding nucleolin-like isoform X2 — protein sequence MPPAAAAEISPPSPASDGQTTTDTAEAGVTAGEEMEMEDREEVASEEDPEEVPEAGPGDGAVAAAESGVVTKEAGGDGETAVEVSIKDGGDQETRDEPVEVEPKEEVAVPVAISDGGDLERGVEPVGEPKDVMEADEEPIEPEDEDPEEPEEAEDGDEPEEAEEEDPEELAGEEPAELELEEEEPDHADAEEAAEEDDEGGDMNEIVDKDSEEAQDNDKHGDNDKDQAADRLSNDEDAGARENDDPPNDELDKSLSVLDSVSDGNDEIIELFVGGLPKDCVQEDIRVVFSQCGEIESITAKKKKGIAFVRYADTNAAKKALSEFKDGIEVKGKNVRVSIAEPHRKSSEKALVKVKTVYLEHFPSSWDEKNIEEFCKAYGSIQKVNILRSKKKVFSFVEFSSRKSALACVEGINNADICDEEVKLAASLARPQSKVRLANESTKHGLKVQTDATSKSPDKSKMIKDQRDEVLLKKSQRKLLKGNESKLPFQDDVEVPEISTRSKGKAKVGKRQNTSVVERPSKKARKSGDESKLPSQDEGKVGKSKNTSSSERPLKKASKYRDDGKLASQGGLEEAKPQTSNRSKHKRKVRMNKNTTVNERPAEKAWKNRNMKRPAGSRYANNNQAYPSAGATSRSKLHAHDLEPHAGFIAPSNRVQRTTHDHRRTAPYIIHQNSNFPYARERAAPQPAYSVHTSNAAGYEAGYAYTYLPPPPPPPSLSYHPPPPPSVSYHPGSGTYITRRYY from the exons ATGCCTCCCGCTGCCGCAGCGGAGATCTCCCCGCCGTCCCCGGCGTCCGACGGGCAGACCACCACGGACACGGCGGAGGCTGGTGTCACGGCTGGtgaggagatggagatggaggatCGCGAGGAGGTGGCCTCTGAGGAGGATCCTGAGGAAGTCCCGGAGGCGGGCCCTGGAGACGGCGCAGTCGCCGCGGCTGAGTCGGGGGTCGTCACGAAGGAGGCCGGTGGCGATGGGGAGACGGCGGTGGAGGTATCCATCAAGGATGGAGGTGACCAGGAGACTCGGGATGAGCCGGTGGAAGTGGAGCCCAAGGAGGAGGTAGCCGTGCCGGTGGCCATTTCCGATGGGGGTGATCTGGAGAGAGGGGTTGAGCCGGTGGGAGAGCCCAAGGATGTAATGGAGGCAGATGAGGAACCAATAGAGCCGGAGGATGAGGATCCAGAAGAACCAGAAGAAGCAGAGGATGGGGATGAACCTGAAGAGGCTGAGGAGGAGGACCCCGAAGAGCTGGCCGGTGAGGAACCAGCAGAGTTGGagttggaggaggaggaacctGACCATGCAGATGCAGAGGAGGCGGCTGAGGAAGACGATGAAGGAGGAG ACATGAATGAAATAGTTGACAAGGATTCAGAAGAAGCTCAAGATAACGATAAGCATGGGGATAATGATAAGGATCAAGCTGCTGACCGGTTGAGCAATGACGAGGATGCTGGTGCACGTGAAAATGATGATCCACCAAATGATGAACTTGACAAGTCATTATCTGTGCTGGATTCAGTTTCAGATGGGAATGATGAAATCATTGAATTATTTGTTGGTGGCTTGCCTAAGGACTGTGTTCAAGAAGACATTAGAGTAGTGTTTTCTCAATGTGGGGAGATCGAATCGATTacagcaaaaaagaaaaagggtatTGCGTTTGTTCGTTATGCAGATACCAATGCTGCAAAGAAGGCCCTTTCTGAATTTAAGGATGGAATTGAG GTAAAAGGCAAGAATGTCAGAGTATCTATTGCTGAACCCCATAGAAAATCTAGTGAGAAGGCTCTTGTGAAG GTTAAAACAGTATATCTGGAACATTTTCCTTCTTCTTGggatgagaaaaatattgaagAATTCTGCAAAGCATATGGGAGTATACAGAAAGTTAACATTTTGCGGTCAAAAAAgaaagttttttcttttgttgaatTCTCATCAAGGAAGAGTGCATTAGCTTGTGTTGAAGGAATAAACAATGCTGACATTTGTGATGAGGAAGTTAAG TTGGCTGCAAGTCTTGCTCGACCACAATCAAAAGTTCGACTGGCCAATGAGAGTACTAAACATGGGCTCAAGGTCCAAACTGATGCAACTTCTAAAAGTCCTGATAAATCTAAAATGATAAAGGACCAGAGAGATGAGGTTCTTTTGAAGAAATCACAGCGTAAATTGTTGAAAGGTAATGAGAGCAAGCTGCCCTTCCAAGATGATGTGGAAGTACCAGAAATATCAACCCGTTCTAAAGGAAAAGCGAAAGTTGGAAAGCGCCAAAATACATCTGTAGTTGAAAGGCCATCAAAGAAAGCACGTAAAAGTG GTGATGAGAGCAAGCTGCCCTCTCAAGATGAAGGGAAAGTTGGAAAGAGTAAAAATACATCTAGCAGTGAAAGACCATTGAAGAAAGCATCAAAATATC GTGATGATGGTAAGCTAGCTTCCCAAGGTGGCTTGGAAGAAGCAAAACCACAAACATCCAACCGTTCTAAACACAAAAGGAAAGTcagaatgaataaaaatacaaCTGTAAACGAAAGACCAGCAGAGAAAGCATGGAAGAATC GAAATATGAAGCGTCCTGCAGGTTCTAGATATGCAAATAACAACCAAGCTTACCCCAGTGCGGGTGCAACTTCCAGATCTAAACTACATGCCCATGATTTG GAACCTCATGCTGGATTCATCGCTCCATCAAATCGTGTTCAGAGAACTACACATGATCACCGaag AACTGCACCGTACATTATCCATCAGAACAGTAATTTTCCTTATGCTAGAG AACGAGCAGCTCCGCAACCAGCATATTCTGTTCACACAAGCAATGCTGCTGGATACGAG GCTGGATATGCATACACCTACCTtcccccaccaccgccgccgcctagcTTATCTTATcacccacctcctccaccaagTGTATCTTATCATCCTGGAAGTGGCACATACATCACTCGAAGATACTACTGA
- the LOC102717555 gene encoding deoxyribodipyrimidine photo-lyase, which translates to MPPTAVSPASPVPAGPSPAHPSRVRVIHPGGGGGGPVVYWMLRDQRLADNWALLHAAGLAAAAESPLAIAFALFPKPFLLSARRRQLGFLLRGLRRLASSAAARRLPFFLLTGGPAEIPALVRRLGASTLVTDFSPLRPVREALDAVVGDLRQDAPGVAVHQVDAHNVVPVWAASGKLEYSAKTFRSKVSKVMEEYMVEFPELPAVAPWDREQPEAVDWDALIERVCSEAENVPEIDWCEPGEEAAMEALLGSKDGFLTMRIKSYETDRNDPTKPRALSDLSPYLHFGHISVQRCALEAKKRRHLSPKSVDAFLEELVVRRELADNFCYYQPQYDSLSGAWDWARKTLMDHAADKREHSYTREQLENAKTHDPLWNASQLEMVYHGKMHGFMRMYWAKKILEWTSGPEEALSIAIYLNDKYEIDGRDPSGYVGCMWSICGLHDQGWKERPVFGKIRYMNYAGCKRKFDVDAYISYVKRLSAQSKKRNAEASLNCVVKHSKSHN; encoded by the exons ATGCCACCGACCGCCGTGAGCCCGGCAAGCCCAGTGCCGGCAGGCCCGAGCCCGGCCCACCCGTCCCGCGTGCGGGTGATCCACcctgggggcggcggcggcgggccggtGGTGTACTGGATGCTGCGGGACCAGCGGCTCGCCGACAACTGGGCGCTCCTCCACGcggccggcctcgccgccgccgccgagtccccACTCGCCATCGCGTTCGCGCTGTTCCCCAagcccttcctcctctccgcgcggcgccgccagCTCGGGTTCCTCCTccgcggcctccgccgcctcgcctcctccgccgccgcccgccgcctccccttcttcctcctcaccg gtgggcccgcgGAAATCCCGGCGCTGGTGCGGCGGCTGGGTGCGTCGACGCTGGTGACTGACTTCTCGCCGCTCCGGCCGGTGAGGGAGGCGCTCGACGCGGTGGTCGGCGACCTGCGGCAGGACGCGCCCGGCGTGGCCGTGCACCAG GTGGACGCGCACAACGTGGTGCCTGTGTGGGCGGCATCGGGGAAGCTGGAGTACTCGGCCAAGACCTTCAGAAGCAAGGTGAGCAAGGTGATGGAGGAGTACATGGTGGAGTTCCCTGAATTGCCTGCGGTGGCACCATGGGACAGGGAGCAGCCGGAGGCCGTCGACTGGGACGCACTCATTGAAAGGGTTTGCAG TGAGGCAGAGAATGTGCCGGAGATTGACTGGTGTGAGCCTGGGGAGGAGGCAGCCATGGAGGCGCTTCTCGGGAGCAAGGACGGTTTTTTGACCATGAGGATCAAGAGCTACGAAACTGACCGGAACGATCCGACGAAGCCACGGGCATTGTCTGATCTTTCTCCATACCTTCATTTTGGGCACATCTCGGTGCAGCGGTGTGCCCTTGAGGCAAAGAAGCGCCGACATCTTAGTCCCAAG TCTGTCGATGCATTCTTGGAGGAGTTGGTAGTGAGGAGGGAATTGGCTGACAACTTTTGCTATTACCAACCTCAATATGATTCGCTGTCTGGTGCTTGGGACTGGGCTAGGAAGACACTGATGGATCATGCTGCTGATAAAAGAGAGCACAGCTATAC GAGGGAACAGCTTGAGAATGcaaaaacacatgatcct TTGTGGAATGCATCGCAATTGGAGATGGTATACCATGGAAAAATGCATGGATTCATGAG AATGTACTGGGCCAAAAAGATTCTAGAATGGACTAGTGGGCCTGAAGAAGCCCTTTCAATagcaatttatttaaatgacaAG TATGAGATAGATGGCAGGGACCCCAGTGGATATGTCGGCTGTATGTGGTCCATATGTGGCCTCCATGATCAG GGTTGGAAGGAGCGTCCAGTATTTGGAAAGATACGTTACATGAATTACGCGGGCTGCAAGAGAAAGTTTGACGTTGACGCTTACATTTCTTATGTCAAAAGATTGTCTGCTCAATCCAAGAAGAGGAACGCTGAGGCGTCACTGAATTGTGTTGTCAAGCATTCGAAGTCTCATAACTAA
- the LOC102717831 gene encoding uncharacterized protein LOC102717831, translated as MATVSKVASTEYQLRKYLLLLATLVATVTYVVGLNLPGGVWQDTQTDHPVGDPILPDAYRRRYLAFYYCNATAFAASLVVCLLLLVLHEQSSGIAAVLRTVMVLDLLGLMGAYAAGSCRDKFTTIYSVVILSIVFAYIVIAFFAFAIAKLHTKTSIGLEKRDDESADENKHDELREVLMLLTTFVVTITYVAGLNPPGGFWGNNENGNLVGFPVLQKHHPQRYQAFFICNTTAFVASLLIIILLLDKKLSKEISPRFVALYVFVIIALFGLVGAYTAGSSREHDNTTYVIGLGIAVLACIFLQVACTKAMHKGMKNKSCCKVLLAAYSVASKCGQSIKSLFFITKHASRGTGNDQALEKARDLVMLLATLVASITYQAGLDPPGGLWQDDGKNGHKAGDSVLLATQPTRYKVFFYSNSAAFVVSLVVIIMVESRFLLQRHTLEAAMLLDLFGLICAYAAGSCRDVSTSIYVVSLAGVVLVYVVIHIVFFTLDHEESPGDIKDMDHKREVLLLLAILTATLTYQAGLTPPGGFWSADDGSGHYAGFPVLLDNYPLRYKAFFYCNAASFMASVVLILLLVNPNLYRPGIRCYALYVCSVVGMFSLVGAYVAGSSRHLRTSIYVLVLAIAVFAFVTIQVFIFLCKRSPKQQQSFQRNGTMDVKIPDKRSHGCAQKGVDIHDSGNKFTAQGGATNDVLSTPGVSETGGNSSGQGDIDKSTGSIGSSRNKELRLYLMLLGILAASVTYQAGLKPPGGLWPDERNGHDTGSSILHESNKHSLSSDVILPQQAKTAIRRWGSVRQQQL; from the exons ATGGCCACTGTCAGCAAGGTAGCATCAACGGAGTACCAGCTGAGGAAGTACCTCCTGCTGCTGGCCACTCTTGTGGCTACCGTGACATACGTCGTGGGGCTCAACCTGCCGGGAGGAGTCTGGCAGGACACGCAAACCGACCACCCTGTCGGCGATCCAATCCTCCCGGACGCCTACCGCCGGCGATACCTTGCATTCTACTACTGCAACGCGACCGCCTTCGCCGCGTCGCTTGTGGtatgcctcctcctcctcgtcctgcACGAGCAGAGCTCGGGCATTGCAGCTGTGCTGCGGACAGTGATGGTGCTCGACTTGCTTGGCCTCATGGGAGCCTATGCTGCTGGTAGTTGCAGAGACAAGTTCACAACAATCTACTCGGTAGTGATCCTGTCCATTGTGTTTGCGTATATTGTGATCGCTTTCTTCGCCTTTGCCATCGCCAAGTTGCACACTAAGACCAGCATTGGTCTTGAGAAACGAGATGATGAGAGTGCCGATGAGAATAAGCACGATGAATTGCGTGAGGTCTTAATGCTGCTCACAACTTTTGTAGTTACGATCACATATGTGGCTGGGTTGAACCCGCCAGGTGGCTTCTGGGGTAACAACGAGAATGGCAACCTTGTGGGGTTTCCGGTTCTACAGAAACACCACCCACAACGCTACCAGGCATTCTTCATCTGCAACACGACTGCATTTGTTGCATCCCTGCTCATCATCATACTTCTGTTGGACAAGAAGTTGAGCAAGGAAATCTCTCCACGGTTTGTTGCTCTCTATGTGTTCGTCATTATAGCACTCTTTGGCCTTGTGGGGGCCTATACCGCTGGAAGCTCTAGGGAGCATGATAATACCACCTATGTCATTGGTCTGGGTATTGCGGTTCTTGCATGCATCTTCCTGCAAGTGGCCTGTACTAAAGCCATGCATAAAGGCATGAAGAATAAGAGCTGTTGTAAAGTGCTCTTAGCTGCATACAGTGTTGCCTCAAAATGTGGACAAAGCATAAAAAGTTTATTCTTCATCACTAAACATGCGAGCAG GGGCACAGGGAATGATCAAGCACTCGAGAAGGCACGTGATCTTGTAATGCTGTTGGCAACTCTTGTTGCCAGCATCACTTACCAAGCTGGACTAGATCCACCAGGTGGCCTTTGGCAAGATGATGGCAAAAATGGACATAAGGCAGGCGATTCGGTGCTCCTCGCAACACAGCCTACACGGTATAAGGTGTTCTTTTACAGCAACTCGGCGGCTTTTGTGGTGTCCTTAGTTGTCATCATCATGGTCGAAAGTAGATTTCTGCTTCAGCGCCACACACTGGAAGCAGCAATGCTGCTGGATTTGTTCGGCCTCATATGTGCATATGCTGCAGGGAGCTGTAGGGATGTGAGCACCTCCATCTATGTTGTCTCTTTGGCAGGTGTTGTGCTTGTTTATGTGGTAATCCACATAGTATTCTTCACACTAGATCACGAAGAAAGCCCTGGAGATATTAAGGACATGGATCATAAGCGTGAGGTTTTGCTACTCCTGGCAATCCTGACAGCAACACTCACTTATCAAGCTGGGTTGACCCCACCAGGAGGCTTCTGGTCAGCAGATGATGGGTCTGGACACTATGCTGGCTTCCCGGTACTCCTTGACAACTACCCTTTGCGTTACAAGGCATTCTTTTATTGCAATGCAGCGAGCTTCATGGCGTCTGTGGTTCTGATTCTTCTTCTGGTCAATCCAAATCTTTATAGGCCGGGCATACGTTGCTATGCACTCTATGTGTGCTCGGTGGTGGGCATGTTTAGCCTTGTGGGTGCTTATGTTGCTGGAAGCTCCAGGCATCTACGCAcctctatatatgttttagtgTTGGCTATTGCAGTCTTTGCCTTTGTAACCATACAGGTCTTTATATTCTTGTGCAAAAGGAGCCCAAAGCAACAACAGAGCTTCCAAAGGAATGGGACCATGGATGTCAAGATTCCTGACAAGAGAAGTCATGGATGTGCACAGAAAGGAGTTGATATCCATGACAGCGGAAATAAATTCACAGCACAAGGTGGTGCCACAAATGACGTGCTCTCTACACCAGGAGTTAGTGAAACAGGAGGGAATTCATCTGGGCAAGGAGACATTGACAAATCAACCGGCTCTATTGGATCTTCAAGAAACAAGGAGTTGCGTCTGTATTTGATGCTGTTAGGAATCCTGGCTGCTAGTGTCACATATCAGGCTGGCCTGAAACCACCAGGAGGACTATGGCCGGATGAAAGAAATGGACATGATACCGGCAGCTCAATTCTCCATGAAAGCAACAAACATAG CCTATCCAGTGATGTCATTCTTCCTCAACAGGCGAAGACAGCCATCAGAAGATGGGGCTCAGTGCGACAACAACAATTGTAA